ATTTGGACTGCAAGAAAACGAAGCTTTTATACCAATGTTGGATGCACGTCGCATGGAAGTATATTCTGCAATTTATGACCATAAGCGTGACCTTGTAAAACCTACTTCGGCAGAAATAATTGACGCTGATTATTATGAAGAACTGTTGACTACATACAATCGTGTTAATCTATTTGGCTCAGGTGCTGATAAATTTGATATATTGTTTGATACTAACGAACGGGTGAATGTGCAGTTGGGGTTTAAAGATTCGGCTGCATTTTTATCACAATTGGCGTTTGATAAATTTCAAAATAAAGAATTCGAGGATGTAGCCTATTTTGAGCCTTTCTATCTGAAAGACTTTGTGGTAATGACAAAGAAAAAGGTTGGCTTATAGCCAACCTTTTCTTTTGAACCATAAGTAAATGGCCATCGAAATAGCAACCATGATTGCCATAGCAATGGGGTAACCATAATACCATTCCAGTTCTGGCATATTTTTAAAATTCATTCCATATACTCCAGCCACAAATGTAATCGGCATAAAAAAGACTGAGAAAATCGTCAAAATACGCATGATTTCGTTCGTGTGATTTGATGATATATTAAAGAATACATTCAATAATTGCGCAACATTCTCAGATAAGTTTTCATACAATGTCGAGGTGCGTATCTGAAGATCTTTTAAGTCTCGCGTGTATACGTCTTTTTTGGAGGACGAATGAAAATGTTCGATGACCTCCTTATACAAGAAAATAACCTTTCTGGCGACATCTATTTGCCGTTTGATGAAATATAGATTTTTCAGTACAGGCTGTTGCTTCATGCGTTTCAGAAAGATCAGTTCTTCGTAAGAATCAATGCGTGTGGATAATTGTTCCAATGTCTTGCTAAAAGTGAAAACCGCAGCTGTAGTAATAAATACAGCCAGTTTTCGGCTATTTTTTGTCTTTACGCTCGTAAATTCAATGTTTTTGAGCTTCTCTAAAAATTCAATACGACGTTTGTGTACAGTGATTACAAAATCACTTCCATAGAAGATTGTTAGGCGATCTGTTACTTCACCGATACTGTCCGAATTCTCTTTGAAATTATCAGACATGACCCGGAGAATAACAAACGTGTAGTTTTCAAATTCTTCAATTTTAGGGAGATGATCCGGTTCCTTGGAATCCTTAATGGAGGCATCATTTAGATTATATCTTTCCTTGATGAACGCAAAATCTTCTGAGGTAGGCTCGGAGATATCAATCCATTCGTAATTTGCGATTTCTTTTTCAACAATCGTTTTGATCATAAATCTAATTTATACAAAGACAAGATACTAAACAATTTTGTTTGTTGCCAATACTTGCAGAAAGGGGGGCTTTTTAATCAGTAGGCTCGGAAGCTTAATAAATCAAAAAAGCCATCAAATGTTATGATGGCTTTCCTGATATTTATCTTAGTCTTCTTATTTGTTGGAAGATTTGTATTCGTCATTTAACTGTTTGATTACTTCATTGGTGATTTCCAGAGAAGGATCAGCATATAATACAGTAGGATTAGATTTAGAATAAGTCAGTACAAGTTTATAACCGTTATCTGAAGCATGTTTTTTCAAAAACTCAGTGATTTTATTGTACACGTTGTTGAATTCTTCTGACTCATCTTTGGCGAGGGATGAAGAAGCCGTCTGATCTAATCTTGCCAACTCATCTTGTTTACGCGCTAATTTTTGTTCGGTAGCTTGTCTATCTGCAGCAGACATTGTAGCGGCATTTTTTTGATAGTCAGCAACCTCACGTTGAAACGCAGCACTTTTAGCTTGAAGATCAGCTTGCGCTTTTTTTACTTTGTTTTCAAGCTTTGATTTGATGTCTTTAAAATATTGATATTTTTCCGAAAGTGAATCAGAATTTAAATAAACGATTTTATCCTTGTTGCTGCCTTGACTCTCTTTGCTTACAGCGTTTGAATCATTTTTGGAGGGTTCATTTTGCGTTTTCGCACCTTGATTACATGATACGATTGTTCCAGCCAATAAAAGACCAAAGGAAACTTTCGATACAATTGAAAATATAGTGTTCATTTTTTTATTATTTGCGAATTAATACTGAAACAAACCTAACATAAAAAAATCGAAATTCTAATTTTTAACCATAAAAAAGTAAAATTATCGACCATTTGATTGTTTGGGATTATCCGTTTAATACTTCACCGCAGACTTGATAAATCGGTCAAAATTTCGTATTTTTGAATATTACATTTAACAGTTTTTCAATGAGCGAAGAAAAGAAAAATGCATCCACCTACTCGGCCGATAATATTCAGGTATTAGAGGGTTTAGAGGCGGTTCGTAAGCGTCCATCCATGTATATTGGTGATACCGGTGTAAAAGGATTACACCACTTGGTATACGAGGTTGTAGACAATTCAATCGACGAAGCTGTAGCAGGGTACTGTACAGATATCTTTGTTACTATCCATAAAGACAATTCAATTTCTGTTCGGGATAACGGTCGTGGTATCCCTACCGGAATCAACAAAAAAGAGAATAAATCAGCGTTGGAACTCGTTATGACGGTATTACATGCTGGTGGTAAGTTTGACAAAGATACATACAAAGTATCTGGGGGTCTACATGGTGTGGGGGTATCTTGTGTGAACGCATTGTCTACACTTTTGAAAGCTGAGGTACACCGCGATGGAAAAGTATACCAACAAGAGTATCAAATCGGTAAACCTTTATACGATGTAAAAGAAGTTGGTGTCTCTGATAAGACAGGTACAATTGTAACATTCCATCCGGATGCAACAATATTCACACAGACCACAGTATATAATTACGATACTTTGGCCAATCGACTTCGTG
The window above is part of the Sphingobacterium sp. ML3W genome. Proteins encoded here:
- the tsaB gene encoding tRNA (adenosine(37)-N6)-threonylcarbamoyltransferase complex dimerization subunit type 1 TsaB, yielding MNNLILQIDTSTTVCSVALSENGQTLAVIDLDEPNAHAAKLTVLIEQILSETEHSMKELAAIAVSMGPGSYTGLRIGVSTAKGLCYGLDIPMIAINTLEALFFGYQEQFGLQENEAFIPMLDARRMEVYSAIYDHKRDLVKPTSAEIIDADYYEELLTTYNRVNLFGSGADKFDILFDTNERVNVQLGFKDSAAFLSQLAFDKFQNKEFEDVAYFEPFYLKDFVVMTKKKVGL
- a CDS encoding CorA family divalent cation transporter; translation: MIKTIVEKEIANYEWIDISEPTSEDFAFIKERYNLNDASIKDSKEPDHLPKIEEFENYTFVILRVMSDNFKENSDSIGEVTDRLTIFYGSDFVITVHKRRIEFLEKLKNIEFTSVKTKNSRKLAVFITTAAVFTFSKTLEQLSTRIDSYEELIFLKRMKQQPVLKNLYFIKRQIDVARKVIFLYKEVIEHFHSSSKKDVYTRDLKDLQIRTSTLYENLSENVAQLLNVFFNISSNHTNEIMRILTIFSVFFMPITFVAGVYGMNFKNMPELEWYYGYPIAMAIMVAISMAIYLWFKRKGWL
- a CDS encoding OmpH family outer membrane protein; the protein is MNTIFSIVSKVSFGLLLAGTIVSCNQGAKTQNEPSKNDSNAVSKESQGSNKDKIVYLNSDSLSEKYQYFKDIKSKLENKVKKAQADLQAKSAAFQREVADYQKNAATMSAADRQATEQKLARKQDELARLDQTASSSLAKDESEEFNNVYNKITEFLKKHASDNGYKLVLTYSKSNPTVLYADPSLEITNEVIKQLNDEYKSSNK